A region from the Drosophila takahashii strain IR98-3 E-12201 chromosome 2L, DtakHiC1v2, whole genome shotgun sequence genome encodes:
- the LOC108063107 gene encoding uncharacterized protein isoform X2, translating to MFLDAFGFPKEVTPENLNTYSYDLHGTKLLTSADSEFYLPPKWHGTIYSTEELLHTYRKRFNPYEPEFICCERAVVELTALPAGQSLYSDKEIVVFLVKQPAEERNTLITKELGTMLDFFPHNHHYHARIMDEGIDVVYVDDTIYHTGPPTSYHHQRLYNLLRNIQPGAVLSLSGSPLPDVLRSVCRKPAQKSKEHH from the exons ATGTTTCTGGATGCTTTTGGATTCCCCAAGGAGGTGACTCCGGAAAACCTGAACACCTATTCCTACGATCTG CATGGAACTAAGCTGCTGACATCGGCGGACTCGGAGTTTTATCTACCGCCGAAATGGCATGGCACCATTTACAGTACCGAGGAGCTGCTGCATACCTATAGAAAGCGATTCAAC CCCTACGAGCCCGAGTTCATCTGCTGCGAGAGGGCTGTGGTGGAGCTGACTGCCCTGCCGGCCGGTCAAAGTCTCTACAGCGATAAGGAAATCGTGGTGTTTCTGGTCAAGCAGCCGGCCGAGGAGAGGAACACTCTCATCACAAAGGAACTGGGCACCATGCTGGACTTCTTCCCGCACAATCATCACTATCATGCCAGGATCATGGACGAGGGCATCGATGTGGTCTATGTGGACGATACGATCTACCATACTGGGCCGCCCACCAGCTATCACCATCAGCGTCTGTACAATTTGCTCAGAAACATCCAGCCGGGTGCCGTGCTGAGCCTTTCGGGGAGTCCTCTGCCCGATGTCCTGCGCAGTGTCTGCAGAAAACCAGCCCAGAAGTCCAAGGAGCACCACTGA
- the LOC108063107 gene encoding uncharacterized protein isoform X1: MFLDAFGFPKEVTPENLNTYSYDLHGTKLLTSADSEFYLPPKWHGTIYSTEELLHTYRKRFNPDPTLLTFHALQPYEPEFICCERAVVELTALPAGQSLYSDKEIVVFLVKQPAEERNTLITKELGTMLDFFPHNHHYHARIMDEGIDVVYVDDTIYHTGPPTSYHHQRLYNLLRNIQPGAVLSLSGSPLPDVLRSVCRKPAQKSKEHH; this comes from the exons ATGTTTCTGGATGCTTTTGGATTCCCCAAGGAGGTGACTCCGGAAAACCTGAACACCTATTCCTACGATCTG CATGGAACTAAGCTGCTGACATCGGCGGACTCGGAGTTTTATCTACCGCCGAAATGGCATGGCACCATTTACAGTACCGAGGAGCTGCTGCATACCTATAGAAAGCGATTCAAC CCGGACCCCACTCTGCTGACCTTCCATGCCCTGCAGCCCTACGAGCCCGAGTTCATCTGCTGCGAGAGGGCTGTGGTGGAGCTGACTGCCCTGCCGGCCGGTCAAAGTCTCTACAGCGATAAGGAAATCGTGGTGTTTCTGGTCAAGCAGCCGGCCGAGGAGAGGAACACTCTCATCACAAAGGAACTGGGCACCATGCTGGACTTCTTCCCGCACAATCATCACTATCATGCCAGGATCATGGACGAGGGCATCGATGTGGTCTATGTGGACGATACGATCTACCATACTGGGCCGCCCACCAGCTATCACCATCAGCGTCTGTACAATTTGCTCAGAAACATCCAGCCGGGTGCCGTGCTGAGCCTTTCGGGGAGTCCTCTGCCCGATGTCCTGCGCAGTGTCTGCAGAAAACCAGCCCAGAAGTCCAAGGAGCACCACTGA